In Rutidosis leptorrhynchoides isolate AG116_Rl617_1_P2 chromosome 2, CSIRO_AGI_Rlap_v1, whole genome shotgun sequence, one genomic interval encodes:
- the LOC139893274 gene encoding uncharacterized protein, with product MVVQVLAFSEHVTLLQGWTNNYLNGMNLRFGLNMGLELNATLFSIETTILAYNYNLPGAAKIDGELTAIYQVFIEDLVLFGKLLEGSRKEISVFQIQGLSKFFKPIYCQYL from the exons ATGGTTGTCCAAGTGTTGGCGTTTTCTGAGCATGTAACCTTGTTGCAGGGCTGGACTAACAATTATTTAAATGGAATGAATCTTAG GTTTGGGTTGAATATGGGCTTGGAATTAAATGCCACTCTCTTTAGTATAG AAACAACAATATTAGCATACAATTATAATCTTCCCGGCGCCGCAAAAATTGACGGAGAACTAACTGCCATATATCAAGTCTTTATAGAAGATCTAGTGCTGTTCG GAAAACTGCTAGAAGGGTCCCGCAAAgagataagcgtattccaaattcaGGGGTTGAGCAAGTTTTTCAAGCCTATATACTGTCAATATTTATGA